One window of the Acinonyx jubatus isolate Ajub_Pintada_27869175 chromosome A2, VMU_Ajub_asm_v1.0, whole genome shotgun sequence genome contains the following:
- the MYO1F gene encoding unconventional myosin-If isoform X1, which yields MGSKERFHWQSHNVKQSGVDDMVLLPQITEDAIVGNLRKRFVDDYIFTYIGSVLISVNPFKQMPYFTDREIDLYQGAAQYENPPHIYALTDNMYRNMLIDCENQCVIISGESGAGKTVAAKYIMGYISKVSGGGQKVQHVKDIILQSNPLLEAFGNAKTVRNNNSSRFGKYFEIQFSRGGEPDGGKISNFLLEKSRVVMQNENERNFHIYYQLLEGASQEQRQNLGLMTPEYYYYLQSDTYKVDGTDDRSDFSETLNAMQVIGIPPNVQQLVLQLVAGILHLGNISFCEDGNYARVESVDLLAFPAYLLGIDSGRLQEKLTSRKMDSRWGGRSESIDVTLNVEQAAYTRDALAKGLYARLFDFLVEAINRAMQKPQEEYSIGVLDIYGFEIFQKNGFEQFCINFVNEKLQQIFIELTLKAEQEEYVQEGIRWTPIQYFNNKIVCDLIENKLSPPGIMSVLDDVCATMHATGGGADQTLLQKLQAAVGTHEHFNSWSSGFVIHHYAGKVSYDVNGFCERNRDVLFSDLIELMQTSEQAFLRMLFPEKLDVDKKGRPSTAGSKIKKQANDLVATLKRCTPHYIRCIKPNETKKPRDWEESRVKHQVEYLGLKENIRVRRAGFAYRRQFSKFLQRYAILTPETWPQWRGDERQGVQHLLRAVNMDPDQYQMGSTKVFVKNPESLFLLEEMRERKFDGFARTIQKAWRRHVAVRKYEEMREEASNILLNKKERRRNSINRNFVGDYLGLEERPELRQFLGKRERVDFADSVTKYDRRFKPIKRDLILTPKCVYMIGREKVKKGPEKGQVREILKKKVEIQALRGVSLSTRQDDFFILQEDAADSFLESVFKTEFVSLLSKRFEEAARRALPLTFSDTLQFRVKKEGWGGGGTRSVTFSRGSGDVAVLKASGRSLTVGVGDGLPKSSKPTRKGMAQGRPRRAAQAPTRAAPGPPRGLDRNGVPPLARRGDLPLEIPSGGGFQQPPRGPPSSALRASRRPRARPPSEHNTEFLNVPDQGVAGMQRKRSVGQRPVPGVGRPKPQPRTHGPRCRALYQYVGQDVDELSFNVNEVIEILMEDSSGWWKGRLHGQEGLFPGNYVEKI from the exons ggcaGCAAGGAGCGCTTCCACTGGCAGAGCCACAACGTGAAGCAGAGCGGCGTGGACGACATGGTGCTGCTGCCACAGATCACCGAGGACGCCATCGTGGGCAACCTCCGCAAGCGCTTCGTGGACGACTACATCTTT ACCTACATCGGCTCTGTGCTCATCTCCGTAAACCCCTTCAAGCAGATGCCCTActtcaccgaccgcgagatcgacCTCTACCAGGGCGCG GCTCAGTACGAGAATCCCCCGCACATCTATGCCCTCACGGACAACATGTACCGGAACATGCTCATCGACTGTGAGAACCAGTGTGTCATCATCag tgGAGAGAGTGGAGCAGGGAAGACCGTGGCAGCCAAATACATCATGGGCTACATCTCCAAGGTCTCCGGCGGGGGCCAGAAGGTCCAG CACGTGAAGGATATCATCCTGCAGTCCAACCCACTGCTAGAGGCCTTCGGCAATGCCAAGACCGTGCGCAACAACAATTCCAGCCGCTTT GGCAAGTACTTTGAGATCCAGTTCAGCCGCGGCGGGGAGCCAGATGGGGGCAAGATCTCCAACTTCCTGCTAGAGAAATCCCGTGTGGTCATGCAGAACGAAAACGAGAGGAACTTCCACATCTATTACCAG CTGCTGGAAGGAGCCTCCCAGGAGCAGCGGCAGAACCTGGGGCTCATGACCCCCGAGTACTATTACTACCTCCAGTCGGACACCTACAAGGTGGATGGCACCGATGACCGGAGTGACTTCAGTGAGACTCTG AATGCCATGCAGGTCATTGGGATCCCACCCAACGTCCAGCAGCTGGTCCTACAGCTTGTGGCCGGGATCTTGCACTTGGGAAACATCAGCTTCTGTGAAGACGGGAATTACGCCCGGGTGGAGAGTGTGGACC TGCTGGCCTTTCCCGCCTACCTGCTGGGCATCGACAGCGGGCGGCTGCAGGAGAAGCTGACCAGCCGCAAGATGGACAGCCGCTGGGGCGGGCGCAGCGAGTCCATCGATGTGACCCTCAACGTGGAGCAGGCGGCCTACACCCGCGACGCCCTGGCCAAGGGGCTCTACGCCCGGCTCTTCGACTTTCTCGTGGAG GCCATCAACCGTGCTATGCAGAAGCCCCAGGAGGAATACAGTATTGGTGTGCTTGACATCTATGGCTTCGAGATCTTCCAG AAAAATGGCTTCGAGCAGTTCTGCATCAACTTTGTCAACGAGAAGCTGCAGCAAATCTTTATCGAACTCACCCTGAAAGCCGAGCAg GAGGAGTACGTCCAGGAGGGCATCCGCTGGACCCCCATACAGTATTTCAACAACAAAATCGTCTGCGACCTCATTGAAAACAAGCTG AGCCCCCCGGGCATCATGAGCGTCCTGGACGACGTGTGCGCCACCATGCACGCCACGGGCGGCGGCGCCGACCAGACCCTGCTCCAGAAGCTGCAGGCAGCAGTGGGCACCCACGAGCACTTCAACAGCTGGAGCTCGGGCTTCGTCATCCACCACTACGCGGGCAAG GTCTCCTACGATGTTAACGGCTTCTGCGAGAGGAACCGGGACGTCCTGTTCTCTGACCTCATAGAGCTGATGCAGACCAGTGAGCA GGCCTTCCTCCGCATGCTGTTTCCTGAGAAGCTGGATGTAGACAAGAAAGGCCGCCCCAGCACCGCTGGCTCCAAGATCAAG AAACAAGCCAATGACCTGGTGGCCACGCTAAAAAGATGTACACCCCACTACATCCGCTGCATCAAGCCCAACGAGACCAAGAAGCCCCGCGACTGGGAGGAGAGCAG GGTCAAGCACCAGGTGGAGTACCTGGGCCTGAAGGAGAACATCAGAGTACGCCGGGCTGGCTTTGCCTACCGTCGCCAATTCTCCAAGTTCCTGCAGAG GTACGCCATCCTGACCCCCGAGACGTGGCCACAGTGGCGTGGGGATGAACGTCAGGGGGTCCAGCACCTGCTTCGGGCAGTCAACATGGATCCAGACCAGTACCAGATGGGGAGCACCAAGGTCTTTGTCAAGAACCCTGAGTCG CTCTTCCTTCTGGAGGAGATGCGAGAGCGGAAGTTCGATGGCTTTGCCCGCACCATCCAGAAGGCCTGGCGACGCCATGTGGCAGTCCGGAAGTACGAAGAGATGCGGGAGGAAG CGTCCAACATCCTGCTGAACAAGAAGGAGCGGAGACGGAACAGCATCAACCGGAACTTCGTCGGGGACTACCTGGGGCTAGAGGAGCGGCCGGAGCTGCGTCAGTTCCTGGGCAAGAGGGAACGCGTGGACTTCGCTGACTCGGTCACCAAGTACGACCGCCGCTTCAAG CCCATCAAGAGGGACTTGATCCTGACGCCCAAGTGTGTGTATATGATCGGGCGGGAGAAAGtgaagaaaggaccagagaagggCCAGGTGCGTGAGATCCTGAAGAAGAAGGTGGAGATCCAGGCCCTTCGGGGAGTTTCCCTCAG cacgcGGCAGGACGACTTCTTCATCCTCCAAGAAGACGCGGCCGACAGCTTCCTGGAGAGCGTCTTCAAGACCGAATTCGTCAGCCTCCTGAGCAAGCGCTTCGAGGAGGCGGCGCGGAGggccctgcccctcaccttcAGCGACAc aCTACAGTTCCGAGTGAAGAAGGAGGGCTGGGGCGGAGGTGGCACCCGCAGTGTCACTTTCTCCCGTGGCTCCGGCGACGTGGCCGTGCTCAAGGCTAGCGGCCGGTCCCTCACGGTCGGCGTGGGTGACGGGCTGCCCAAAAGCTCCA AGCCTACACGGAAGGGAATGGCCCAGGGAAGACCTCGAAGGGCAGCCCAGGCCCCCACCCGGGCAGCCCCTGGGCCTCCCAGAG GTCTGGACCGCAATGGGGTGCCCCCCTTGGCCAGAAGGGGGGACCTGCCCCTAGAGATCCCATCTGGAGGGGGCTTCCAGCAGCCTCCCCGGGGCCCTCCGTCGTCAGCCCTGAGGGCCAGCAGACGCCCCCGGGCACGGCCCCCCTCGGAGCACAACACAGAATTCCTTAACGTGCCTGACCAGGGTGTGGCAGG CATGCAGAGGAAGCGCAGTGTGGGGCAGCGACCTGTGCCGGGCGTGGGCCGACCCAAGCCCCAGCCTCGGACGCATGGCCCACGGTGCCGGGCCCTGTACCAGTACGTGGGCCAAGACGTGGACGAGCTGAGCTTCAACGTGAACGAGGTCATCGAGATCCTCatggaag ATTCCTCCGGCTGGTGGAAAGGCCGGCTGCATGGCCAGGAGGGCCTCTTCCCAGGAAACTACGTGGAGAAGATCTGA
- the MYO1F gene encoding unconventional myosin-If isoform X2 yields the protein MGSKERFHWQSHNVKQSGVDDMVLLPQITEDAIVGNLRKRFVDDYIFTYIGSVLISVNPFKQMPYFTDREIDLYQGAAQYENPPHIYALTDNMYRNMLIDCENQCVIISGESGAGKTVAAKYIMGYISKVSGGGQKVQHVKDIILQSNPLLEAFGNAKTVRNNNSSRFGKYFEIQFSRGGEPDGGKISNFLLEKSRVVMQNENERNFHIYYQLLEGASQEQRQNLGLMTPEYYYYLQSDTYKVDGTDDRSDFSETLNAMQVIGIPPNVQQLVLQLVAGILHLGNISFCEDGNYARVESVDLLAFPAYLLGIDSGRLQEKLTSRKMDSRWGGRSESIDVTLNVEQAAYTRDALAKGLYARLFDFLVEAINRAMQKPQEEYSIGVLDIYGFEIFQKNGFEQFCINFVNEKLQQIFIELTLKAEQEEYVQEGIRWTPIQYFNNKIVCDLIENKLSPPGIMSVLDDVCATMHATGGGADQTLLQKLQAAVGTHEHFNSWSSGFVIHHYAGKVSYDVNGFCERNRDVLFSDLIELMQTSEQAFLRMLFPEKLDVDKKGRPSTAGSKIKKQANDLVATLKRCTPHYIRCIKPNETKKPRDWEESRVKHQVEYLGLKENIRVRRAGFAYRRQFSKFLQRYAILTPETWPQWRGDERQGVQHLLRAVNMDPDQYQMGSTKVFVKNPESLFLLEEMRERKFDGFARTIQKAWRRHVAVRKYEEMREEASNILLNKKERRRNSINRNFVGDYLGLEERPELRQFLGKRERVDFADSVTKYDRRFKPIKRDLILTPKCVYMIGREKVKKGPEKGQVREILKKKVEIQALRGVSLSTRQDDFFILQEDAADSFLESVFKTEFVSLLSKRFEEAARRALPLTFSDTLQFRVKKEGWGGGGTRSVTFSRGSGDVAVLKASGRSLTVGVGDGLPKSSKPTRKGMAQGRPRRAAQAPTRAAPGPPRGLDRNGVPPLARRGDLPLEIPSGGGFQQPPRGPPSSALRASRRPRARPPSEHNTEFLNVPDQGVAG from the exons ggcaGCAAGGAGCGCTTCCACTGGCAGAGCCACAACGTGAAGCAGAGCGGCGTGGACGACATGGTGCTGCTGCCACAGATCACCGAGGACGCCATCGTGGGCAACCTCCGCAAGCGCTTCGTGGACGACTACATCTTT ACCTACATCGGCTCTGTGCTCATCTCCGTAAACCCCTTCAAGCAGATGCCCTActtcaccgaccgcgagatcgacCTCTACCAGGGCGCG GCTCAGTACGAGAATCCCCCGCACATCTATGCCCTCACGGACAACATGTACCGGAACATGCTCATCGACTGTGAGAACCAGTGTGTCATCATCag tgGAGAGAGTGGAGCAGGGAAGACCGTGGCAGCCAAATACATCATGGGCTACATCTCCAAGGTCTCCGGCGGGGGCCAGAAGGTCCAG CACGTGAAGGATATCATCCTGCAGTCCAACCCACTGCTAGAGGCCTTCGGCAATGCCAAGACCGTGCGCAACAACAATTCCAGCCGCTTT GGCAAGTACTTTGAGATCCAGTTCAGCCGCGGCGGGGAGCCAGATGGGGGCAAGATCTCCAACTTCCTGCTAGAGAAATCCCGTGTGGTCATGCAGAACGAAAACGAGAGGAACTTCCACATCTATTACCAG CTGCTGGAAGGAGCCTCCCAGGAGCAGCGGCAGAACCTGGGGCTCATGACCCCCGAGTACTATTACTACCTCCAGTCGGACACCTACAAGGTGGATGGCACCGATGACCGGAGTGACTTCAGTGAGACTCTG AATGCCATGCAGGTCATTGGGATCCCACCCAACGTCCAGCAGCTGGTCCTACAGCTTGTGGCCGGGATCTTGCACTTGGGAAACATCAGCTTCTGTGAAGACGGGAATTACGCCCGGGTGGAGAGTGTGGACC TGCTGGCCTTTCCCGCCTACCTGCTGGGCATCGACAGCGGGCGGCTGCAGGAGAAGCTGACCAGCCGCAAGATGGACAGCCGCTGGGGCGGGCGCAGCGAGTCCATCGATGTGACCCTCAACGTGGAGCAGGCGGCCTACACCCGCGACGCCCTGGCCAAGGGGCTCTACGCCCGGCTCTTCGACTTTCTCGTGGAG GCCATCAACCGTGCTATGCAGAAGCCCCAGGAGGAATACAGTATTGGTGTGCTTGACATCTATGGCTTCGAGATCTTCCAG AAAAATGGCTTCGAGCAGTTCTGCATCAACTTTGTCAACGAGAAGCTGCAGCAAATCTTTATCGAACTCACCCTGAAAGCCGAGCAg GAGGAGTACGTCCAGGAGGGCATCCGCTGGACCCCCATACAGTATTTCAACAACAAAATCGTCTGCGACCTCATTGAAAACAAGCTG AGCCCCCCGGGCATCATGAGCGTCCTGGACGACGTGTGCGCCACCATGCACGCCACGGGCGGCGGCGCCGACCAGACCCTGCTCCAGAAGCTGCAGGCAGCAGTGGGCACCCACGAGCACTTCAACAGCTGGAGCTCGGGCTTCGTCATCCACCACTACGCGGGCAAG GTCTCCTACGATGTTAACGGCTTCTGCGAGAGGAACCGGGACGTCCTGTTCTCTGACCTCATAGAGCTGATGCAGACCAGTGAGCA GGCCTTCCTCCGCATGCTGTTTCCTGAGAAGCTGGATGTAGACAAGAAAGGCCGCCCCAGCACCGCTGGCTCCAAGATCAAG AAACAAGCCAATGACCTGGTGGCCACGCTAAAAAGATGTACACCCCACTACATCCGCTGCATCAAGCCCAACGAGACCAAGAAGCCCCGCGACTGGGAGGAGAGCAG GGTCAAGCACCAGGTGGAGTACCTGGGCCTGAAGGAGAACATCAGAGTACGCCGGGCTGGCTTTGCCTACCGTCGCCAATTCTCCAAGTTCCTGCAGAG GTACGCCATCCTGACCCCCGAGACGTGGCCACAGTGGCGTGGGGATGAACGTCAGGGGGTCCAGCACCTGCTTCGGGCAGTCAACATGGATCCAGACCAGTACCAGATGGGGAGCACCAAGGTCTTTGTCAAGAACCCTGAGTCG CTCTTCCTTCTGGAGGAGATGCGAGAGCGGAAGTTCGATGGCTTTGCCCGCACCATCCAGAAGGCCTGGCGACGCCATGTGGCAGTCCGGAAGTACGAAGAGATGCGGGAGGAAG CGTCCAACATCCTGCTGAACAAGAAGGAGCGGAGACGGAACAGCATCAACCGGAACTTCGTCGGGGACTACCTGGGGCTAGAGGAGCGGCCGGAGCTGCGTCAGTTCCTGGGCAAGAGGGAACGCGTGGACTTCGCTGACTCGGTCACCAAGTACGACCGCCGCTTCAAG CCCATCAAGAGGGACTTGATCCTGACGCCCAAGTGTGTGTATATGATCGGGCGGGAGAAAGtgaagaaaggaccagagaagggCCAGGTGCGTGAGATCCTGAAGAAGAAGGTGGAGATCCAGGCCCTTCGGGGAGTTTCCCTCAG cacgcGGCAGGACGACTTCTTCATCCTCCAAGAAGACGCGGCCGACAGCTTCCTGGAGAGCGTCTTCAAGACCGAATTCGTCAGCCTCCTGAGCAAGCGCTTCGAGGAGGCGGCGCGGAGggccctgcccctcaccttcAGCGACAc aCTACAGTTCCGAGTGAAGAAGGAGGGCTGGGGCGGAGGTGGCACCCGCAGTGTCACTTTCTCCCGTGGCTCCGGCGACGTGGCCGTGCTCAAGGCTAGCGGCCGGTCCCTCACGGTCGGCGTGGGTGACGGGCTGCCCAAAAGCTCCA AGCCTACACGGAAGGGAATGGCCCAGGGAAGACCTCGAAGGGCAGCCCAGGCCCCCACCCGGGCAGCCCCTGGGCCTCCCAGAG GTCTGGACCGCAATGGGGTGCCCCCCTTGGCCAGAAGGGGGGACCTGCCCCTAGAGATCCCATCTGGAGGGGGCTTCCAGCAGCCTCCCCGGGGCCCTCCGTCGTCAGCCCTGAGGGCCAGCAGACGCCCCCGGGCACGGCCCCCCTCGGAGCACAACACAGAATTCCTTAACGTGCCTGACCAGGGTGTGGCAGGGTAG